AATGGACAAGGACACATATCCAAAGACATTCACCAGAATACTACAAGCACTGTATGATGCAGATGACAAGCGAGACACCTCCACATCTGCTTCCGCAACGCTTCCGCAACTCTTCCGCAACCTGTACTGGCGGAAACATTCATGCTGCATGTCAGAGGCATGATAAGGATCTCAGTAAGTAATTGGAGGATACGGTAGCTACAAGCTTCATATTAAATCAGTTACGAAACCGAAATATGGGGTAAAAATCCAAGAGGAAGGCTCTGGCCAGATATTTAATTAGCAGTCAGAAAAATCAAGGGTATTTGGTTCTATATCACGCGTAGGGTTGACACTACGACTGTTAACGGCACTGATACTAGGGCAAGGTCTTATCCAAAATAAGAAGGAGGATGCGCCTTTTTTTGGCAGGGTCCCGCGATTGTGGAGATGCGCATTAGGCGAAATCTGACCAAATCAGGAAATTCTATGCGGGAATGAACTCGTGTATATCTCGAGAAGTAGAGAAGATAAGAGAAACGTTGAGTATGTATTTTATAGCTGAAGTTGACCTCTTCGTGTTAAGACATTATTCCAAGCAATACGTGTCATTCCCTGGTACTTTCTCCTACGGCATTGCTAGATCAGATCAAGCCTTGAATACTAAATGAAACTTTCAGGAACCCGGGGAAATATAAAACTACCAGCTTTCGCTGATAAGCTGGGACACTACCATCCACCTTCTTTGCACAACAATCAACATGCGAGCATCTATTTTATATGCTGGGTTCGCTCTTGCAAGCTTCATGGATTCCGAGTATGGTGATCTGTCCGTCGAACAGAAGCCCATCAAGGATCACAGTCATtcacaccaccatcatGATCACGGCCACGGTCATGGAAATGGACACGTTGAGGTAGAGTATCTGAATCTCCCGGGTAACAACTTCTACGAAGATCTGGATGCCGAGCTCAATGGACCTCTTTATGCTGGCATTCAAACCTTTGCTCATCTGGGACATGTTTCGTGCTTTGATCCCACCAACTTTGCATCCGAGCAATTCGATATCGCTCTAGTTGGGGCTCCTTTTGACACAGCGGTCACTTTCAGGTCGGGTGCTAGATTCGGACCGGCTGGAATCCGAAAGGGATCCAGAAGAATGTCTCCAGGACAGGTCAGTCCATACAGAGAGGGATTCATGCTCTACGACGATTGGGCCAAGTTCGTTGactgtggtgatgttgcCATGCATCCCCTTGACAATAGATACGCGCTTAACCAGCTCTATCGAGGAATGAGAGCTATTCACAACCACACGACCTCCACTCTCAATGCCACGCATATTCCCAGAGCCATTCTTATGGGTGGCGATCACACTACCACGTTGTCAGCCTTGCAGGCTATCTACGAGAAGATTGGACCTGTTTCTGTCATTCATTTTGACTCCCACATCGACACCTGGGACCCCATGGTTCTGGGAGGCAATGTCTCTTCATACATGCAGGTCAACCATGGCACCTTTTTGCATTACGCTGCTGAACGAGGCTACCTCAACCACGGACACAACCTACACGTTGGATCTCGTGCTCCCTACGTGCGAAAACACGGAGATATTGAGCATGATAAGCACTGCGGCTTTGCTATTGTGAACGCTCGAGAAATCGACGAAGTCGGTATCGCTGGAGTTGTtca
This genomic interval from Yarrowia lipolytica chromosome 1E, complete sequence contains the following:
- a CDS encoding uncharacterized protein (Compare to YALI0E04202g, similar to uniprot|Q96U86 Neurospora crassa B13A5. 050 putative arginase family member) translates to MRASILYAGFALASFMDSEYGDLSVEQKPIKDHSHSHHHHDHGHGHGNGHVEVEYLNLPGNNFYEDLDAELNGPLYAGIQTFAHLGHVSCFDPTNFASEQFDIALVGAPFDTAVTFRSGARFGPAGIRKGSRRMSPGQVSPYREGFMLYDDWAKFVDCGDVAMHPLDNRYALNQLYRGMRAIHNHTTSTLNATHIPRAILMGGDHTTTLSALQAIYEKIGPVSVIHFDSHIDTWDPMVLGGNVSSYMQVNHGTFLHYAAERGYLNHGHNLHVGSRAPYVRKHGDIEHDKHCGFAIVNAREIDEVGIAGVVQKIKDRVGNTNVYISVDIDVLDPVYAPGTGTAEPGGYTTREFMQILDGLEGINIVGADVVEVAPAYDGPGDVTLLAAAQVIDSLASLMVMNGPLSTRQSTK